Part of the Cupriavidus basilensis genome is shown below.
AACACGTCGAAACGATCCGCCAGGCGCTTGCGCAGCCCCGCCTCTATCAGCGAGGTCTTGCCCGCGCCGGATGGCGAGTACAGCAACACGATGCGGTCGGCGATCAGGCGGTCGCGCAGCTCCTCGATCTGCGCATCCCGCCCGAAGATCGGATCGGTCTCGCCCAGCGGCATCGGGCCGATGTACGGGCCGTGGGCGCGCTGCGCGGCGCTGTCGCGGGCAGGATTGGCCGCCATCTCAGGCCTCCAGGCGCCGCAGCAGTTCGGCGGTGAACATGCCCACGTCGCCCCAGTACAGCTTGAGCCGCGCCTTGTCCTGGAAGTAGCGCTCCAGGTAGCGCCGCGCGCTCACCGGGTCGACGATGCTGTTGGGGTCCAGCTGCGCCGAGAGGTGCTGGTACTCCTGGCGCAGGTCCGCGCCCTCCAGGTTGAGGATGCTGCGAAACAGGATGCGGAATTCCCACGACTGCACGTCGAAGCCGACGAACAGCAGCGCGCTGTCGTTCAGGCGCGCGCGTACGGCCAGCGGGATGGCGGTGCCGTTCGTCGATACGCTGGTGAGGTAGTCGAAGTACTGGTCCTCGGTCAGCACCAGCGAGCCGGGCTCGCGCAGGTCGCCAAACAGCTTGAGCACCATCGGCGTCTGCGGGGTGGGATTGGCACGCTTGCGGCCTTCGGCCAGCGCGTCGTCGCAGGCCTGCGCCTGGCGGTTCCAGCGGCACAGGCGGATGCCGGGATCGGCGCCGCCCTCGCGCAACGCGTCGGCAAGCAGGTCGCTCGGGTCCGTCGTCAGGTAGACCGGCAGCTTGAGCCGCGCCATGGCGCGGTAGGGGTTGTGGGGGTCTTGCTGGCGCTGCGCGCGCCCCACGGCGCAAACCACTTCGCCAAGCTGGGCGATGATGTCTTCGTTGCGCAGCGCCGACAGCTCGGCCGGCAGGATGTCGCGGTACTGCTGGCTCAGGTGCTGGTAGGCAAACTTGAAAAAGAGCCGCCGCGGAAACACGCCTTGCTGGGACACGGCCAGGTACTGCGCCACCTGCGGCAACTCGTCGCGCTCGTGCGCCGCCATCGGGAAGTGATAGGCCTCGGCCCACATCTGCGCCAGTTTCAGGCGCGAGCCGAACACCGTCTCGCTCATGGCGGGCCCGAGGATCGGCGTGGTCTCGCCGTGCTGGATGTTCTCGATGACGGCGCGCCAGGCGTCGGCACCGTCGCCGTCGTCGGGACCGAAGCCCGGCGGGTAGAAGATCCGGCCACTGTCCAGGCGCGTGAATACCGCCGGCATCCACCAATCCGGATACTGGCTGACGGCGGCGCGCGCAACGCCCGCGGCACGGTCCACTTCGCCGTGGTCGCGCAGTTCAGCAAAGAACACCGGCATGAAGGCGGCCATGGTGGCCACGCTCACATTGCCCTGCATGGCCAGCACGGCAGGCACGCCAGCCTGCGCCAGCAACGGACCCAGCGCCATCAGCGTGCTGCCGCCGCGTGCGGCCCCTGTGCCAGCGCTCTGGCACGAGCACAGCACCACCAGGCTGGGCGGGCGTTCCAGCGCGCCGATGTGGTTCACCAGCACGCTGCCAGCCACCAGGTCGCGGGTGCCGTCCATGCGTTCGAGCCATAGCATGGGCTCATCGTCCACCAGCGCCCCGTGGCAGACCAGGTAGAGCACGTCCACGCCGTCGCGCAAGCCGCCAAGGATGCGTTCAACCGTGGCGCACCCTGGCTCGGCCAGCACGGTCACGGGCACCGGGGCCAGCGCGGCGCTGGCACGCGCGGCTTCGCCCGCGGCATCGATCGGCACCATCTCCTGGCCCAGGCCGCTCGGGTTTGACACGACCACCAGCGCCGTCACGTCGCTCTTGGCGCGCAGCTTGGGCAGGCGCATCTCACGCGCAAACAGGTAGCGCGAGAAAAAGCACCGTTGCCCAATGAACAGAGGGTGCTCGCCGGCCGGGTCGAACAAGGTCTCCCAGGGCAGCGCATGCAGCTCGCACGCCTGCACGCTGATGCGCAGGCGCACGCGCAGGTCCAGGCGCCGCTCATCCGCGGCGTTCTGCGCAGTGACAAAGGCATCGCGCACGACCGGCGCGGCAAACAGGCAGGCGGCCAGTGCGCGCCCGCATACCTGCGGATCCGCATCGCGCAGCGCCGGCGCATCCGGCGACAACGCCAGCGGCACGCGCGGCGTGATGGCGTCGCCCTCCGGCACCCGATGGCGGGCTTCCACCGCGTACCTGGCATCGCCATCGCTGTCGATGACGATCTCTAGCTCGGAGTAGTTGCGTGGCATGGGCCGTTTTGCCGCAGGGCGTGACGCGCGATGCGTTGCCGGCTATGCGCTATCGCGCGAATCGCACCCACAGCACGGATTGCACGGCTTGCCGTCCCGGCACGGTGCACTGGTCAGCGCAATGGCGGCCATGTTCCTCCCCCGCAAATCTGCCATCCACGCAGGGTGGATGGCAGCAAATCGCTTTTTGTCGCGGCAATGCCATGCTGGCGGCCCGCATGCCGGCTTGTCTTGTGCTCTGGCTTTGCGTTGCCTAACTACTGAATATGATATTTGCGAAAAATGCAATTTGCGTCGCCGCCGCCGCCGTGCCGATCTTGCCGATGGTGATGCAAGCGCCATCCGGCGCGGCCGCCCACGCTGGCAAACAGGTAGCTGCCGAGGAGCACGCAGAGCGCCGTCAGCAAGCCGGCACAGGCCGAGTAAAGGCCGAGTACAGGCCGAGTACAGGCCCGTGCCGCTGGAGATGACACCCACGCCAGCAGCCGCGAGCCGAAGGTGAACGCCGTGATTTCCGCGATCACGCCCGGCGCCCACAGCTAGCCGATGGTCCTGTCGCAAGCATCCACGCTGACCTAGAATCGCAATAGCGGCGGGGGCGAGCGGTGCTTTGAATTGGCGGGAGATTGAAAATGGCGCTTGATGGCGGGACTCCGGGCGATTCGATCCAGGTGGGTCAGTTGCACATCCAGTACCTGATCGATGGTGCGGCGGCGGGTGGGATGGGTGTATTCGAGTTGACGGTGCCGCCCGGCGCGCAGGTGCCGCCAGCGCACAGCCACACGCACAACGAAGAGTGCGTCTATGTGCTGGCGGGCCGGCTCCGGTACGCTGTCGATGGGGTGGCCCGAGACCTGGCGCCGGGAGAGTGGATGCATACCCCGCGCGGATCGGTGCATCAGTTCAGCAACCCGCACGGCGACGCGGCTCGCGCACTGGTTGTTCTCACGCCGGACATCGGGGCCCAGTACTTCCGCGACGTCGCCGATGTCGTCAATGCCGGCGCGCCACCCGACCGCGCGGCGCTGGTTGCGGTCATGTCCCGCTACGGGCTAATACCGGCAGCACCACCGGCAGCACCGGGTTAAGCGCAATCCACTGCCCGCAGGGCCGCGTCACCCGCGTGGTCGGCGCGGCAAGCAGCGATCTGCGCGCGGCCATCACGAGCCCGCCACCTTCAGCAGTACCGGGTCGTTGCGATACAGGTCGGGAAACATCTGCTTCAGGTAGCCGATCTTGGGCATGTCGTTGATGACGATGTATGGATGCGAAGGATGGCGGGTCAGGAAATTCTGGTGATAGCTCTCCGCCGGGTAGAAGGCCTTGTAGTCCTCGATGCGGGTGACGATGGGTGCCTTGAACGCATTGGCCTTGCCCAGTTGCGCGATATAGGCCTGCGCCACGCTGCGTTGCTCGGCATTGAGCGGGAACACCGCCGAGCGGTACTGCGTGCCGTGGTCCGGACCCTGGAAGTTGAGCTGGGTAGGGTTGTGCGCAACAGAGAAGAAGATCTGCAGCAGGCGGCCGTAGCTGACCTGCGCCGGGTCGAACAGGACCTGTACCGACTCCGCATGCCCGGTATCCCCGCCGCTGACGGTCTCGTACTGGGCCGTGCTGGCCGCGCCGCCGGCATAGCCGGACGTGACCTGCTTCACGCCGCGCACGTGCTGGAACACGCCTTGCACGCCCCAGAAGCAGCCGCCGGCGAACACGGCCGTTTCCGTTGGCGCCGTGCCGGCTTTTTCATCGAGCGCGGGCGGTGGGATCTTGACGGCGTCTTCCGCCGAGTTGGCCACGCGCTGCCAGGCCAGCAGGCCTGCCGCCAGCATGACGAGGCCAGCGACTTTTGCGGCGGACGAACGCGTCCACCAGGAGAAACCGGTTGAAGTTTGCGTGGTCATGATTGCCTGTCCTTGAACGTTGCTGTGTCGTAATCAATGTGTGGAATATGGCGGATATGGCGATATGGCGATACGGCGATACGGCGATACGGCGATACGGCGATATGGCGGCTTGCGTGCGCATCAACCGAAGGTAAAGGCGTAAGCCTCCACGCCGGGGTCCAGGAATTCGATCGCAAACGTGCGATCGGCTACCTTGCCCGTCTGCCGCACCAGTTGGTATAGCCGCTGCTCGGTCACCGTGCCGCTGCCATCGGCCGCCACATCGGTGCCGTGCGCGCTGCCTGGTGCGCCGCCGTCCACGCTCACCCGGAACCGCACTGGCTTGCCGTCCTTGCCCGGCCCCAGCACCAGATGCAGGTCGCGCGCGTGAAAGCGGTAGACGATCCGCCCGGAGGCGCCCGCCAGGGTGGCGTGCTCCGCACCCACCTGCCAGGTGCCGGCCAGGCCCCAGTCGTTGAGTGCGGGGTTTGCGGGTGCGGTATAAGTGTGCGCCTTGTCTTGCGCCTCGCCGCCGGGCGAGGCGAAGTTCTGCGCCCGCTCATAGCCAAGGTAGGTTTCGCCGGACTGGATTTCCGCTTCGTCGGCAGCCATCTGCACGCCTTGCACGTTTTGCGTATCGGCATGGCTGATGCCCATGGCCACCTTCGCCGCATCGGCGTGGCCCGCTTGCGCCAGCAGTTGCTGGATCACCTGCTCGGATTTCGCGTACTCGCCTTCGCCGAAGTGGTGAAAGCGGATCTGCCCCTGCGCGTCGATGAAATAGTGCGCCGGCCAGTACTGGTTGTTGAAGGCGCGCCAGATCGCGTAGTTGTTGTCGACCGCCACGGGATAGTCGATGCCGAGGTCGCGCGTGGCCTTCTTCACGTTGTCGAGATTGCGCTCGAAGGCAAACTCCGGCGCATGCACGCCGATTACCACCAGCCCCTGGTCGCGGTACTTCTGCGCCCAGGCCCTCACATAGGGCAGGGTGCGCAGGCAGTTGATGCACGAGTAGGTCCAGAAATCGACCAGCACCACCTTGCCGCGCAGCGCCTCGGCCGTGAGCGGCGGCGAGTTCAGCCACTCCACGGCGCCGCCCAGCCCGGGCAGCTGGCCTTCCACGGGGAGTGCCGCGGCGGCGCTTTCGCCGGTCTTCAGGCTGGTTGCGCGCATCATCGCGCCGGACGGCGTGGCCATGGCCGCGCCGTTGCCGGCTTGCGCCTGTCTAGCGGAGAGCTTGTCGACCAGCTGCTGCTCGATGCCGCCCGTGGCCACGGTCGAGACGCGGGCCAGCACACCGGTGTCCAGCCCCAGCCCGATGGCAACCACGCCGAGCAACATGGCCGCGCCAATGCCGCGCCGGACCCATTCTCCCGCACCCAGCGAGCGCTTCATCGCGGTAAAGACCCGGCCGCCGATCAGCAAGGCCACCGCCAGGGACGTGGCCGCGCCGGCCGCGTAGGCCACCAGCAGCAGCGTGGTGCCGGCGCTGGCGCCGCGCAGCGCCGCACCAGTCAGCACGAGGCCGAGGATCGGGCCAGCGCACGGCGCCCACAGCAGGCCCGTGGCAATGCCGAGCAGGAACGACGAGCCGGGCCGGACCTGCCCGCCATCGGCCTGCGCAAACGCGCTGAGCCGGCTGCCCGCGCTGACCAGCGGATGCATCAGCCGCTCGGCCAGGCGCGGCAGCAGCAGCGTCAGGCCGAACACGGCCAGCAAGGCAATGGCCAGCCAGCGTCCGTACTGGTTGGCCTGGGTTACCCAGCCACCGCCCACTGCCGCCAGCGTTGCCACCGCCGCAAAGGTCAGCGCCATGCCGGCCAGCAGCGGCAGGCCGCTGCGCACAAAGGGCTGGTCGGCCCGTGAGAAGACGAAGGGCAGCACGGGCAGGATGCACGGGCTGAGAATGGTGAGCGCGCCACCAAGGTAGGCGAGGATAAGGAGGAACATGGAATGCTTCAGTCTGGTTGTTGTTGTCGGCGTTGGAGGCCCGCGCGGGCTCAGGCGGCTTGCGGCTTGAACGTCATCGCCACGCCGTTCATGCAGTAGCGCAGCCCGGTCGGCTTGGGGCCGTCGTCGAACACATGGCCCAGGTGACCGCCGCAGCGCCGGCAGTGCACTTCCGTGCGCGATATGCCGAAGGAGCGGTCCTCGTTCGTGCGTACGGCGTTCTCCAGCGGCGCCCAGAAGCTGGGCCAGCCGGTGCGGCTGTCGAACTTGGTGCGCGACGAGAACAGGTCGAGCTGGCATCCGGCGCAGGCGAAGATGCCGGCGCGATGCTCATCGTTGAGCGGGCTGCTGTAGGGCCGCTCCGTGCCTTCCTGGCGCAGCACGTTGTACTGGCTTGCGCTGAGCATCTGGCGCCACTGGGCGTCGGAGCGCACTACCTCGAAGGCTTCGGCGGGCTTGCCCGCGTTCGCCGTGTTCGCCGTGTTCGTCGCATTTGCCGGGCCGGCGGCCAGCGCGCGCCAGCCGCTAACGGCCGCGAGCGCCGCCACGGCGGCACTGCCCGATACCAAAAAGCGCCTTCTGCTTCCCATGATGTGCTCCTTGCCTCAATGTATCGATCGCGGCGACCGACTTGCCGTCGATCGCTGCCATGCATCGTTGGCCGCATCGTATGGCTGGCACCATCCCGGAGTCCTCACCAAAGGTTAAATTAAATGTGATAACTCGCCGCCTCAAAATTTTGCACAATAGCCAGGCCGGCGCCTTTCCTGTGCCTCCCCTGTCACGCGCGAGCCGGCTCGCGCCTCTAGGCTGAACATGGATCACCCCAAGCGCATCCTGATCGTCGAAGACGACGTCGACATCGCCAACGTACTGAGCCTGCACCTGCGCGACGAGCGCTATGAAGTGGTGCACAGCGCCGACGGCAACGAAGGCCTGCGGCTGCTGGCGCAGGGCAACTGGGACGCGCTGATCCTCGACCTGATGCTGCCCGGCGTGGACGGGCTGGAGATCTGCCGGCGCGCCCGCGCCATGACGCGCTACACGCCGATCATCATCACCAGCGCGCGCGCCAGCGAAGTCCACCGCATCCTTGGCCTGGAACTTGGCGCCGACGACTACCTGGCCAAGCCGTTCTCGGTGCTCGAACTGGTGGCCCGCGTGAAGGCGCTGCTGCGGCGCGTGGATGCGATGGCCAAGGACCTGCGCATCGACGCGGGCAGCCTGGAGCTGGGCGGCCTGTCGATCGATCCGCTCACGCGCGAGGCCAGCGTGGACGGCCGGCGCATCGAGCTCACCCCGCGCGAGTTCGACCTGCTGTATTTCTTCGCCAGGCATCCCGGCAAGGTGTTCTCCCGCATGGACCTGCTCAACGCCGTCTGGGGTTATCAGCACGAGGGCTACGAACATACCGTCAACACCCATATCAACCGGCTGCGCACCAAGATCGAGGCCGATCCGGCACAGCCCAGCCGCATCCTGACCGTGTGGGGGCATGGCTACAAGCTCGCGGCGGGAACACAGGGAGGCGCGCCGTGAGCCTTGACCTTGGACTGAACCTGAGCCGCCGCCTGACCCTGACGCAGCGGCTGTCCCTGGTGTTTTCCGTGCTGCTGCTGGCCTGCTGCGGCGCCTCCGCTTGGCTGCAGGTCCGCTCCAACGACATGCGCGAAAAGGAGGTCATCCAGGACCTGTCGCGCGGGCTGGCCGGCCATATCGCGCGCAATGCATCGCTGATGGACGCCAACGGGCTCAAGCCGGATGCGTTGCGCCGCCTGTTCGGCCAGTTGATGGTGGTGAACCCGAGCGTAGAGGTGTACCTGCTGGACAGCCAGGGCCGGATCCAGGGGCACGATGCGCCGGCCGGGCACCTGCAGCGCCAGCAGGTCGACCTCAAGCCGGTGCAGCGCCTGCTGGCCGGCGAGCCGCTGCCTATCCTTGGGGACGATCCGCGCAGCGCGGGCGGGCGCAAGGTGTTCAGCGCCGCGCCGCTGCGCGTGGGCGGTGCCGAGCCCGCCGGCTACATCTACGTGGTGCTGCTGGGCGAGGCGCATGACGAACTGGCGGCGCGTGCCTCCGCCAACTCGGTGCTGCGCACCACGCTGTGGTCGATGGGGCTGGTGGCGCTGCTGGGCTTGCTGGCGGGGTTGATGGCGTTCGGCCTCATCACGCGGCCGCTGCGCCGCCTGACCGAAGCGATGCGGCGGTTTGATGCCGATGGCGCGCCCGAGACGCAGCCGCGCGTGCCGCGCTCGCCGCGCGGCAATGCACGCGATGAAATCGTCGCGCTGGAAGCGGCCTTCGCGCAAATGGCGGACCGCATCGCCGAGCAATGGCGCGCGCTGACCAAGCAGGACCAGGAGCGGCGCGAGCTGGTTGCCAATATTTCCCATGACCTGCGCACGCCGCTGACCTCGCTGCACGGCTACCTGGAAACGCTGTCGCTCAAGGCCGATACGCTCAGCGAGGCCGAGCGCCAGCGCTACCTGGCCATCGCGCTGGCGCAAAGCGTCAAGGTGGGGCGGCTGGCGCAATCGCTCTTTGAGCTGGCGCGGCTGGAGCACGGCATCGTGCAGCCGGCGCTGGAGGATTTCTCCCTGGTGGACCTGGTGCAGGACGTGTTCCAGAAGTTCGAGCTGCCGGCCGAGGCGCGTCATGTGCGGCTGCGTGCCGGCATCCCGCAGCGCCTGCCCGCCGTCACGGCCGATCTTGGCATGATCGAGCGCGTGCTGACCAACCTGCTGGATAACGCGATCCGCCATACGCCGGCCGAAGGCGCCATCGATGTCGATCTCGCCCTGCGCGACGGCAAGGTGGCGGTCACCGTCAGCGATACCGGCCCCGGCATTCCGGCGGAACTGCGCGAGAGCCTGTTCCAGCGGCCGTTCAGCGCCGGCGGCGCGCATCGCGGCGGCGGGCTGGGGCTGTTGATCGTGCAGCGCATGCTGCAGCTGCATCACAGCCAGATCCGGCTGGTGGAGCGCGCCGGCAGTGGTACGGTGTTCAGCTTTGAGTTGCCGGTGTCCAGCGTCGCTGCCGGCAATGCCCGCTAGCGGCGGGCAGGTTCAGTCCGCTGCCTGGCCGGAGAAGCGTTCGATCAGCCACGAGGCCGCGGGGCCGGGTGGCGTGTCGGTGCGGTAGATCGCATCGAAGGGGTAGAAGTTGCTGTGATTGTCGGGCAGGTCGAGCAGCACCAGGCGGCCCGAGTCGAGATCTTCCTGCACCATGGGCACCGGCATATTGCCCCAGCCGATGCCTTCGCGCAGCAGCATGTGCTTGGCGCCAAGATCGCCCAGGCGCCAGGTATGCGTGCTGATCACCGCGAAATCCTTGCCGCGCGTCAGCGCCGAGCGGTCCGACAGCACCAGTTGAACATGATGCCGTCCGGCACCCGGCAGGTTCGGGCTGCCGCTGGCCAACGGATGGCCTGGCGCTGCAACCGGCCGCAGCATCACATCGCCGATCCAGATGCGCTCGATCCCCGCCACGCCCGCGCCAAGCGGCCCGCTGACGCCGATGGCGGCGGAGCCGTCCAGCACCATCTGCGTCACGGCGCCAAGTGCTTCCATGTGCAGGTGCAGCGCTACCGTGGGAAACGCCTCTCGAAAGGCCTTCAGCGCGTCCACCACCCGGGATGCCGGCAGCATCACGTCCAGCGCCAGGTGGACCTCGGCCTCCAGGCCTTGCAGCAGGCCCTTGACCTTCGCGCGTAGCCCGTCGATGCCCATGGTGACCGTGCGCGCCTCAGCCAGCACGGTGCGGCCTGCCTCGGTCAGCTGCGGCTTTTTGGTGGTCTTGCGGTCGAACAGCGCCACGCCGAGCTGATTCTCCAGGTTGGCGATCGTATAGCTGATGACCGAGGTCGCCCGGCTGAGCTTGCGGGCCGCGCCGGCAAAGCTGCCGACGTCCACCACGGTCAGGAACACTTTCAGTTGATCCAGCGTGGGCGTACCGGGATTTGGCATCTTATCGATTTTATCGAACGTTTCGATCCATATTATCCCAGTTTCGCGGACGTAAAAACCCGCCTACATTTAGGCCCATCGGTTGCGGTACCCGATTCAGACCCTGAACCCCGAACCCGAACCCGAACCTGAACCTGAACCCTGAACCCCTGACTCAACCGGCCTGCCATGACCGTGCGGCCGCATCGAATGGAGAACCACCATGTCCCAAGCCGCCCAACTCAACGCCCAGACGAACGCCCACGCCGACACACCCGCCGCAGCCGGCGTGGCAGTGCTGGGCCGTGTCCTGATCAGCGCCATCTTCCTGCTCTCCGGTGCGTCCAAGCTGGCCGCGCCGGCCGCCATGATCGGCTACATCCAGTCGGTCGGCCTGCCGCTGCCGCAAGTGGCGCTGGCCATTGCCATCGCCGTGGAAGTGGTGGGCGGCATCGCCCTGGTGCTGGGATACCGCACCCGCCTGGTAGCTGCCATCCTGGCCGTCTTTAGCGTGGCGACCGCGCTGGCCTTCCATGCCAACCTGGCGGACCAGAACCAGTTCATCCACTTCTTCAAGAACATCGCGATGGCCGGCGGCCTGCTGCAGATCGTGGTCTACGGTGCGGGCCGCTTCAGCCTGGATGCGCGCCGCGGCAACGCCTGACGCGCGGGGCGGGTTTCACGCGCGGCCATGCGCATGGGAAACGCCAGCACGAAGAGCAGCGCGGCCAGCACCAGGGCCGCGCTGAGGATGTACAGGCTAACCGTGAAGCCTCCGGTGGCGGCCTTGATGGCGCCCACCATGACCGGCGCCACCAGGCCCGCGCTGCTGCCGATCGTGCTGATCATGGCGATGCCGGCAGCCGCGCCCCGGTCCGCCAGGATGCTGCCCGGCACGGACCAGAGAATCGTGAAGGCGCTGGAGATGCCTGCCGACGACAGCGCCAGGCACAGCACCGCCGCCAGCGGGTTGTGCATGAACAGCGTGGTGAGCGACAAGCCCAGCGCGCCAACCAGCGCCGCCACGGCAAAATGCCAGCGCCGCTCCCCCGTGCGGTCCGAATGGCGCCCCACGACGATGGACGCCGCAATCCCGGTGACAGCCGGCACCACCGCGTAAAACCCCACCTGCAGCACGCTCAGCCCCATCATCTTCAACAGCGTGGGCTGCCAGAACGACAAGGCGTAGATGCCCAGGATGGCGAGAAACGAAATCAGGCCGAGCATCCACACGCGCCGGTCGCGCATCGCGGCGCCAAAGCCGTGGGCCGCGCGGATGCCATTGGCGGCCTGGTCCTCCTCCAGCAGCCGGACGACACGTTGCCGCTCAGGGGCGCTGAGCCACCGTGCCTGCGCGGGACCGTCCGACAGGATGAAGAAGGCCAGGATGCCCAGCAGCGCGCTCGGTATCCCCTCCAGCAGGAACAGCCACTGCCACCCCTGCAAGGACCACGCGCCGTTGAGGAACGTCATCACCAGGCCCGCCAGCGGCCCGGCCACGATCGGCGCGGCGCCATACGCCATGAAGAACAGCGCCGTCACCTGTGCCCGGCGGCGCGACGGGTACCAGAGCGTGAAGTAGTACAGCACCCCCGGCGCGAACCCGGCCTCCAGCACGCCGATCAGGAACCGCAACGCATAGAATTGCGTGGGTGTGCTCACGAAGATCATGGCCGCGCTCGCCAGTCCCCACAGTCCCATGATGCGCAGCAGCGTGGCCCGCACGCCGATCTTCGCCAGCATCAGGTTGCTGGGCACCTCGAACAGCGCATAGCCGAGAAAGAAGATGCTCGCGCCCAGGCCAAAGACGGCATCGCCAAAGCCGAGGTCCTCGCGCATCTGCAACTGCGCATAGCCAACGTTGGTCCGGTCCAGGTAATTGAAGACATAGCACACGCATAGCAGCGGCAGCAGCCGCCATGTGATCTTGCGGAACAGTTCGGCGTCGCTGGCCGGATCGGCGGCGGCCGCGCCGGCCGGCTTGGTGAGGGCGGCGGTGTTCATTGCGCGGGCCCCCGGTCTGCCCGTGTGCTGGTCGGGTGGCCGAACTCGGTCTCGCCCCACAAATGGCTGGACGGCGCGCCCGGGAACAGCCAGTACGGCGTGCACTCGGACGACGGCACGACGTTGCAAAACGGATGCGCTTCGGAGCCGCCCGCGATGGTTTTCTCCAGCACCATGGACAGGTACTGGTCGTTGCTGCCCTCCTGTGTATTGCCGTTCAGGATCACCTCGGCCCCGGTGGCGCGCGCAAAGCGCCGGATGCCGTTGTGGCGCGAATGCTCCGGCGACCAGCTATCCGCGCTGACACCGTTCTCGCTGCTCACGCGGATGCCGTCGGGCGTGCGATAGACCAGCGAATGATTGCCTTCGGTGTGCCCTGGCGTGTGCACCAGCGCCAGGCCGTGGCCCAGGTGCACGCTGCCGTCGAAAGCGACGATGCGCTCCCGCGGCACGTGCGCGAGGCCATTGGGGCAGTACCAGTCGGCCTGCACCGGCAGCAGGCCGTGCACGCTGGCCAGCTCCTGCCGGTGCACCAGAAGCCTCGCGTTGGGCAGCAATCCGCGGCTCGCGCCGCTGCCGAGCCAGCGGCGCACGTCCTGCGTGTGCAGGTGATCGTAGGTGATGTAGTCGATCTGCTCCGGCGCCACGCCGCAGCGAGCCAGCGCTTGCAGCACCGTGCCGTAGACGGGGGCGATGGTGCTGTGCAGTAAGCGCGGCGTCTGCGTGCTCATGCGCTTGAAGTAGGGCGTCTCGGCGCCGGCCTCGAAGTCCGCGGGGGTAAACAGCAGCGTGCGCAGGCACCCCGCGAAGTCCTCGTACTGGATCAGCACCATGCGCGACAGCAGGTGGATCAAGTGCGGCTTGAGCAGCTGTTGCGAGTACACGCCGTTAAAGGCGTACCAGGCTGGGTAGGGAACCCGCAGCAGGTTGAAACTGCGCGCGAACCGGACCGGCGGTGCTTCCAGGAATTGCTCGCGGAAGTGCGCCGCGCCGCGGCGCAGGGCGCGCAGGCGGTCCTGTGGCGCGCTGGCGCAGCGCGCGCCGTCAAAGTCGGAGATCGGCAGCAGGCCGGTCGGGTCGGGTTCGCGTTTCATGCGTTGTCTCCTGTGGTTCTTGTTTTTCTTTTTATGCGGCTTCGGCCTGGCGCGCTTGTGGCTGGCCCAGCAGGCCGCCGATCAGCTGGGGCAGCATGTCCGGCGGCGTGCCGGCCAGCAACTGGCGCAGCATCGTCAGCGTGTCGAAATACACGCGCTCGCAAACCAGGCGCTCGCCCTCGAAGATGAACAGCGCGATCATGCGGCAGCGAAACGCATTGCCCGTCGGCGGCAAGCCGCGTAACGGGCCACGGTGCGTGCCCAGCAGCCAGAACTCCACGATCACGGCATCGTCCGTGTGGCGCAGCTGGATGATCTCGTGGCGCTGGTCGGGGAAGGCCAGGCGGCTGTCGATGTAGTACTGGCGCACGGTGTCGATGCCGTCATGCACTTCGCCACTGGGAATCAGCTCGTAGTGCGGGTGCGGGAAGGTGGCGAGCACGGCGTCGAAATCCTGCCGGGTTTCATCGGCGAAGTGGTCAAGCACCAGGCGCTCGCGGCGCGCCTTGAG
Proteins encoded:
- a CDS encoding LysR family transcriptional regulator, which encodes MPNPGTPTLDQLKVFLTVVDVGSFAGAARKLSRATSVISYTIANLENQLGVALFDRKTTKKPQLTEAGRTVLAEARTVTMGIDGLRAKVKGLLQGLEAEVHLALDVMLPASRVVDALKAFREAFPTVALHLHMEALGAVTQMVLDGSAAIGVSGPLGAGVAGIERIWIGDVMLRPVAAPGHPLASGSPNLPGAGRHHVQLVLSDRSALTRGKDFAVISTHTWRLGDLGAKHMLLREGIGWGNMPVPMVQEDLDSGRLVLLDLPDNHSNFYPFDAIYRTDTPPGPAASWLIERFSGQAAD
- a CDS encoding sensor histidine kinase; its protein translation is MSLDLGLNLSRRLTLTQRLSLVFSVLLLACCGASAWLQVRSNDMREKEVIQDLSRGLAGHIARNASLMDANGLKPDALRRLFGQLMVVNPSVEVYLLDSQGRIQGHDAPAGHLQRQQVDLKPVQRLLAGEPLPILGDDPRSAGGRKVFSAAPLRVGGAEPAGYIYVVLLGEAHDELAARASANSVLRTTLWSMGLVALLGLLAGLMAFGLITRPLRRLTEAMRRFDADGAPETQPRVPRSPRGNARDEIVALEAAFAQMADRIAEQWRALTKQDQERRELVANISHDLRTPLTSLHGYLETLSLKADTLSEAERQRYLAIALAQSVKVGRLAQSLFELARLEHGIVQPALEDFSLVDLVQDVFQKFELPAEARHVRLRAGIPQRLPAVTADLGMIERVLTNLLDNAIRHTPAEGAIDVDLALRDGKVAVTVSDTGPGIPAELRESLFQRPFSAGGAHRGGGLGLLIVQRMLQLHHSQIRLVERAGSGTVFSFELPVSSVAAGNAR
- a CDS encoding DoxX family protein, encoding MSQAAQLNAQTNAHADTPAAAGVAVLGRVLISAIFLLSGASKLAAPAAMIGYIQSVGLPLPQVALAIAIAVEVVGGIALVLGYRTRLVAAILAVFSVATALAFHANLADQNQFIHFFKNIAMAGGLLQIVVYGAGRFSLDARRGNA
- a CDS encoding MFS transporter — translated: MNTAALTKPAGAAAADPASDAELFRKITWRLLPLLCVCYVFNYLDRTNVGYAQLQMREDLGFGDAVFGLGASIFFLGYALFEVPSNLMLAKIGVRATLLRIMGLWGLASAAMIFVSTPTQFYALRFLIGVLEAGFAPGVLYYFTLWYPSRRRAQVTALFFMAYGAAPIVAGPLAGLVMTFLNGAWSLQGWQWLFLLEGIPSALLGILAFFILSDGPAQARWLSAPERQRVVRLLEEDQAANGIRAAHGFGAAMRDRRVWMLGLISFLAILGIYALSFWQPTLLKMMGLSVLQVGFYAVVPAVTGIAASIVVGRHSDRTGERRWHFAVAALVGALGLSLTTLFMHNPLAAVLCLALSSAGISSAFTILWSVPGSILADRGAAAGIAMISTIGSSAGLVAPVMVGAIKAATGGFTVSLYILSAALVLAALLFVLAFPMRMAARETRPARQALPRRASRLKRPAP
- a CDS encoding response regulator transcription factor, translating into MDHPKRILIVEDDVDIANVLSLHLRDERYEVVHSADGNEGLRLLAQGNWDALILDLMLPGVDGLEICRRARAMTRYTPIIITSARASEVHRILGLELGADDYLAKPFSVLELVARVKALLRRVDAMAKDLRIDAGSLELGGLSIDPLTREASVDGRRIELTPREFDLLYFFARHPGKVFSRMDLLNAVWGYQHEGYEHTVNTHINRLRTKIEADPAQPSRILTVWGHGYKLAAGTQGGAP
- a CDS encoding ester cyclase, with product MTTTLPPDLKARRERLVLDHFADETRQDFDAVLATFPHPHYELIPSGEVHDGIDTVRQYYIDSRLAFPDQRHEIIQLRHTDDAVIVEFWLLGTHRGPLRGLPPTGNAFRCRMIALFIFEGERLVCERVYFDTLTMLRQLLAGTPPDMLPQLIGGLLGQPQARQAEAA